A genome region from Patescibacteria group bacterium includes the following:
- a CDS encoding peptidoglycan DD-metalloendopeptidase family protein has protein sequence MDLLIFLIKFLIFLKRLITAFFIIAFKPTRAILRFVFYQVLVRIYSFYLSLGKRLGWTKRGQNFFAVFLPKKLAQIFTTGLVLTIIFINLAGHTKAGAMTEKARKTIMASLVQSEFGDLEAEELIEEFADEIGASETIGQSYIDSSAVLKSEPQAMMKAPDEIEREENISSLTREGSALIKPEMASTARSKKPRSEIIYYAVKPGDSVSTIAEDFDISVNTILWENNLSAYSLIRPGQNLAILPTTGVTHKVARGENLGAIAKKYGIEETKILEANSLASLDKLAAGQKLIIPGGRQITYAVSTASTYSGLSAIKDLIVPPAAAPAANMMNWPTVGSRITQYYSWRHYGVDIANKLGTPIYAADAGTIEFAGWKTGYGNTIIINHGGGKKTLYGHLSKFYIEKGQKVDKGESVAAMGSTGWSTGSHLHFEVIINDRKYNPLNYIR, from the coding sequence GTGGATTTACTGATCTTCCTCATTAAATTCCTGATCTTTCTAAAGAGGTTGATAACCGCTTTTTTTATTATTGCCTTCAAACCAACCCGAGCTATCCTCCGTTTTGTCTTCTATCAGGTTTTAGTGAGAATCTACAGCTTTTATCTCTCTTTGGGGAAAAGATTGGGCTGGACAAAACGCGGCCAGAATTTTTTTGCGGTTTTTTTGCCAAAAAAACTTGCTCAAATTTTTACAACCGGGTTAGTTTTAACAATCATTTTTATCAACTTGGCCGGCCATACTAAAGCCGGAGCAATGACGGAAAAAGCCCGTAAAACCATTATGGCCTCCCTGGTGCAAAGCGAATTTGGGGACTTGGAGGCGGAGGAGTTAATTGAAGAATTTGCCGATGAAATTGGAGCGTCCGAAACTATTGGACAGTCTTATATTGACAGTTCCGCTGTTTTAAAAAGCGAACCGCAGGCTATGATGAAAGCGCCAGACGAAATCGAGCGGGAAGAAAACATTTCTTCCCTCACCCGGGAGGGCTCCGCTTTGATAAAGCCGGAAATGGCTTCCACGGCGAGGAGCAAAAAACCCCGTTCTGAAATTATTTATTATGCCGTCAAACCTGGCGATTCCGTCTCCACTATCGCGGAGGATTTTGATATCAGCGTAAATACGATTCTTTGGGAAAATAATTTAAGCGCTTATTCTTTGATCCGACCGGGCCAAAACCTGGCGATTCTTCCAACCACCGGCGTTACCCACAAAGTCGCCAGAGGAGAAAATCTGGGAGCCATTGCCAAAAAATACGGGATAGAAGAAACTAAAATTTTGGAGGCTAACAGCCTGGCCAGCCTTGATAAATTAGCTGCTGGCCAAAAATTGATTATTCCCGGCGGCCGCCAGATTACTTATGCTGTTTCCACGGCTTCAACTTACTCTGGTTTGTCCGCTATCAAAGATTTGATTGTTCCGCCGGCAGCGGCTCCGGCCGCCAACATGATGAACTGGCCTACGGTTGGCTCCCGAATCACCCAATATTATTCCTGGCGCCACTACGGCGTTGATATCGCCAACAAGCTTGGCACCCCGATTTATGCGGCTGATGCCGGAACGATTGAATTCGCCGGATGGAAAACCGGCTACGGCAATACGATTATTATTAATCACGGCGGCGGTAAAAAAACCTTGTATGGTCATTTGTCAAAATTCTATATTGAAAAAGGGCAAAAAGTTGATAAAGGAGAATCAGTCGCCGCCATGGGTTCAACCGGCTGGTCAACCGGATCGCATTTGCATTTTGAAGTCATAATAAACGACCGCAAATATAACCCGCTCAATTACATTAGATAA
- a CDS encoding YwbE family protein yields the protein MDGTIRNNIKPGLRVAIVQKQDQQSGKLTEGIVADILTNSPNHPRGIKARLETGEVGRVQIIY from the coding sequence ATGGACGGAACTATCAGAAACAATATTAAGCCGGGTTTGCGTGTTGCTATCGTGCAAAAGCAAGACCAACAAAGCGGAAAATTAACCGAAGGCATTGTGGCCGATATTTTAACCAATTCTCCCAACCACCCTCGCGGAATAAAGGCGCGCCTGGAAACCGGCGAAGTCGGAAGAGTGCAAATCATTTATTAA
- the polA gene encoding DNA polymerase I: MAKANPKLLIIDGNALIHRSFHALPPTMSTKAGEIVNAVYGFTAVLLKAIREFKPRYVVLTLDRKAPTFRHEQFKEYKATRIKAPDDLYAQIPRVKEIAESFSIPIFEKDGFEADDLIGTIAKKINGGVEKIIVTGDMDTLQLVNSLTKVYTMSRGLSDSVIYDAEAVKTRFGLTPEQMIDFKALRGDPSDNIPGVRGIGEKGAIELLANFKTLDGVYENIESKKIKDRTRSLLKEQKKQAYLSKNLATIKCDVNLNFDLEKTRFAGFDQERVVKLFSELEFKSLLPRLHALAGQSEETKEVKEEKILDKFERNRKKFKYILVKEEKGFEKFFRELKKQKYFTFDTETSSFDPLTARLLGVSFSWKEGESCFISTRSLQNQDNKKTNLFNYNPTPNTSLHPWLTKLAPVFADYKIKKYGHNIKFDTRVIEAQGIKTGGIAFDTMVASYLLNPGTRQHNLDALTFSELGFEKISKDDLLGRGREKITFSEVGEEKLAIYSCEDADFTNRLVNKLRTQLKKQKLDDLFKKIEMPLIDVLAEMENNGILIDKNLLNKMSEKVSQKLEELEKKIYKQAGAKFNVNSTQQLREILFSKLAIPIDNIKKNKTGLSTAADELDKMKDLHPIIALIQEYRELTKLTTTYIDALPNLINKKTGRLHTSFNQTITATGRLSSTEPNLQNIPVRTELGREIRKAFIADKGGKIVSFDYSQIELRLAAHMSGDKRMIKAFKDGADIHTATAAEINRVNPETVTKNMRREAKAINFGILYGQGPHGLSQSAGIPYGQAKDFIDQYFIAHKEIQKFIDKTIENARKNGYVETLFGRRRYLPEINSSVIPVKKGAERMAINAPLQGTAADLIKAAMIKIHNLIAGKENVKMLLQVHDELIFEIEEKEIRKIVPQIKDIMENVLKLKVPILVEASAGDNWGEMNKLKVESL, encoded by the coding sequence ATGGCAAAAGCTAATCCAAAATTATTAATTATAGACGGCAATGCGCTTATCCACCGCAGTTTTCACGCCTTGCCGCCAACTATGTCCACCAAAGCCGGAGAAATAGTTAATGCGGTTTATGGCTTTACCGCAGTTCTCCTGAAAGCGATTCGGGAATTTAAACCCCGGTATGTGGTCTTGACTTTGGATAGAAAAGCTCCAACTTTCAGGCACGAACAATTCAAAGAATACAAGGCCACGCGGATTAAGGCCCCGGACGATCTTTACGCCCAGATACCGCGGGTTAAAGAAATCGCCGAGAGTTTTTCCATTCCTATTTTTGAGAAAGACGGATTTGAAGCCGATGATTTAATCGGCACGATTGCTAAAAAAATTAACGGCGGGGTTGAAAAAATAATCGTCACCGGAGATATGGACACTTTACAGCTGGTTAATAGCCTCACCAAGGTCTATACCATGAGCCGCGGCCTGTCAGACAGCGTAATTTACGATGCCGAGGCGGTCAAAACGCGCTTTGGCTTGACGCCGGAACAGATGATTGACTTCAAGGCTTTGCGCGGCGACCCGAGCGACAATATCCCGGGAGTACGGGGCATAGGCGAAAAAGGCGCGATTGAACTTTTGGCTAATTTCAAAACCCTGGACGGCGTTTACGAAAATATTGAATCAAAAAAAATTAAAGATCGGACAAGAAGTTTATTAAAAGAGCAAAAAAAACAAGCCTACTTATCAAAAAATTTAGCCACGATAAAATGCGACGTTAACCTGAATTTTGACCTTGAAAAAACCCGCTTTGCCGGCTTTGACCAGGAAAGGGTCGTTAAACTTTTCAGTGAGTTGGAGTTTAAATCTTTACTTCCCAGATTGCACGCTTTGGCCGGCCAAAGCGAAGAAACCAAAGAGGTTAAGGAAGAAAAAATCTTGGATAAATTTGAACGAAACCGAAAAAAATTCAAATATATTTTAGTTAAAGAAGAAAAAGGCTTTGAAAAATTTTTTAGAGAGCTAAAAAAACAGAAATATTTCACTTTTGACACCGAAACTTCTTCTTTCGATCCCTTAACCGCCCGGCTCTTGGGCGTCAGTTTTTCTTGGAAAGAAGGCGAGTCCTGCTTCATCAGCACTAGAAGTTTACAAAATCAAGATAACAAAAAGACAAATTTATTTAACTATAACCCAACACCCAACACCTCTCTCCATCCTTGGCTAACCAAACTTGCCCCAGTTTTTGCCGATTATAAAATAAAAAAATATGGCCATAATATAAAATTTGATACCCGAGTCATTGAAGCCCAGGGAATAAAAACAGGGGGCATAGCTTTTGATACTATGGTTGCTTCTTATCTTCTTAACCCGGGAACGCGCCAACACAATCTGGACGCTTTAACTTTTTCCGAATTAGGTTTTGAAAAAATCAGCAAAGACGATCTTTTGGGACGCGGTCGGGAAAAAATTACTTTTTCGGAGGTGGGGGAAGAAAAGCTGGCCATTTATTCCTGCGAAGACGCGGATTTTACCAACCGCCTAGTCAACAAACTGCGGACGCAACTCAAAAAACAGAAGCTGGATGACCTTTTCAAAAAAATTGAAATGCCCCTGATAGACGTTTTGGCGGAAATGGAAAATAACGGAATCTTAATTGATAAAAACTTGCTTAATAAAATGAGCGAAAAAGTTTCGCAAAAACTGGAAGAATTGGAGAAAAAAATCTACAAACAAGCCGGCGCCAAGTTTAACGTTAATTCCACCCAACAGCTGCGCGAAATTCTTTTTTCCAAATTAGCTATTCCGATTGATAACATTAAAAAAAACAAAACCGGCTTGTCTACGGCCGCGGATGAACTTGACAAAATGAAGGACCTGCATCCGATTATCGCTTTAATCCAGGAATACCGTGAACTTACAAAATTAACCACAACCTACATAGATGCTTTACCGAACCTAATTAATAAAAAAACCGGGCGTCTGCACACGAGTTTTAACCAAACGATCACGGCTACCGGCCGTCTCTCTTCAACGGAACCAAATCTGCAAAATATCCCTGTGCGTACGGAATTGGGCAGGGAAATCCGGAAAGCGTTTATAGCGGACAAGGGGGGAAAAATTGTAAGTTTTGATTATTCCCAAATTGAATTGCGCCTGGCCGCCCACATGTCTGGGGACAAAAGAATGATTAAAGCCTTCAAGGACGGGGCGGATATCCATACGGCCACAGCCGCGGAAATTAACCGGGTTAACCCGGAAACGGTTACCAAAAATATGCGCCGCGAAGCCAAGGCTATAAATTTCGGCATTCTTTACGGCCAAGGCCCGCATGGACTTTCCCAGTCAGCCGGCATTCCCTATGGCCAAGCCAAAGATTTTATTGACCAATATTTTATTGCCCACAAAGAAATACAAAAATTTATAGACAAAACCATTGAAAACGCCAGAAAAAACGGGTATGTGGAAACTCTATTCGGCCGACGGCGTTATCTGCCGGAAATAAATTCTTCTGTCATCCCGGTCAAAAAAGGAGCGGAACGAATGGCTATTAACGCGCCCTTGCAGGGTACGGCCGCGGATTTGATAAAGGCTGCTATGATAAAAATCCATAACTTGATCGCTGGAAAAGAAAATGTTAAGATGCTTCTTCAGGTCCATGATGAGTTGATTTTTGAAATAGAGGAAAAAGAAATTAGAAAAATAGTTCCCCAAATCAAAGATATTATGGAAAATGTCTTGAAACTAAAAGTGCCGATTTTGGTAGAAGCCAGCGCCGGGGATAATTGGGGAGAGATGAATAAGTTGAAAGTTGAAAGTTTATAA